A stretch of DNA from Methanogenium sp. S4BF:
TCGAACGCAGAGGGAAACGCTTCCGTGACGGGCTCGCTGCCTGCAACCCCCGTCAGCGGGGCCTGATGATCGGCATCACCCTCGGTGACCGCTGTGCACAGGTGAAGGAGTATTGTGAGAAACACGGGGTGCTCGTCAACTGCACCAGCGGAAACCTCCGCCTCATCCCGCCGCTCGTTATCACCGACGAGGATATTGACCAGGCGGTCAGGGTTATCAATGAAGCACTTGATTCGTGAAGTATTTCTGGAAGAAGGGTATGTCTTTGCGACACGGGCAGCGGATATCGCCCGTGAAGCGGGGCACACCCGCCCGGCACGTCTGGCGAGCAATGAAAACCCGTTTCCACCGTCACCGAAGGCAGTCAAGGCGGCAACAGACGTCTTGCCCAACGCAAACCGCTACCCGGACGAGACAAACCGTGAGTTCATCGCCGCACTGAAAAAGCGGCACGGCGACTACCGGTTTGTAGCAAGCGTCGGCATGGACGGCATCATTGACACCGTCATCCGCACCTTTATCACAGACGGGGACCCGGTGGCGGTGGCAACACCCACCTACTCCTACTACGGGCTTGCTGTGCGGGCGCAGGGAGGCGCCACCGTATCTGTACCCCGGAAGGAGGACTTCTCCGTTGACCCGGCGTCGTTCTGCAGGGATGCGGCAGGGACAAAACTTGCCTTCCTCTGCACCCCGAATAATCCGACCGGGACAACGGAGACGACGGAGACCGTCGCACAGATCTGTGAGAACTATGAAGGGATTCTCTTCCTTGACTGTGCCTATATCGAGTTTGACGGAACCGACTACCGTCCCCTGATGAAGAAATTCGACAACCTCATCATCGGAAGGACGATGTCCAAGGCCTATTCGCTTGCCGGACTGCGGGTCGGATACGCCTTTGTGCCGGCATGGTACGAACCCTTCTACAACCGGGCGGCAACCCCCTTCACCCTCAACATGGTCTCGCAGGCAGCCGGCGCAGCGGCCTTAAGAGACACCGTGCATGTGAAAACAATCGTATCGGTCGTCCAGGAATGGCGCCAGCGGTTCATCGATGAATGCCCGTTCCCGGTCGTACCCGGCGGGGCGAACTTTGTGATGGTGGACGTGGCGCCCCGCACAGCCGAGGATGTGGTGACAGAGCTCGCACAAAAGGGGGTCATTGTCCGGTCCTGTGCCAGTTTCCCCGGACTTCCGGACCACTACATCCGTGTCTCCATCGGTGAACCGTGGGAGAACGAAGCATTCATCACTGCCATCGGTGAGATATACCAGCCATGATGACCGCGCTTACCGGGACACCCGGTACCGGAAAAACAACCATCGCCTCCATCCTCAATGCCCGCGGCATGCAGGTTGTGTCGCAGAAGCAGTCGATGGAACCCTACCTCCTCGAGCATGACGCTGAACGCGACACCGACATCATCGACGAGGATGCATGGGTGGACGCCTTTGTCCCGGTGGAGGGCATCATCGAAGGCCACCTCACCCATCTTCTGCCCGCAGACCGGGTGGTTGTGCTGCGCTGCCGCCCCGATATCCTCGCCGCACGGCTGAGAGCACGCGGATATGCCGAGGAGAAAGTGCAGGAGAATGCGGAGGCAGAGGCACTGGATGCGATTCTCATCGAAGCACTCGAAGTGCACCCGGAGGAGCATATCACGGTGATTGACACCACAACTCAGAGTGCGCAGGAGACAGCAGATGAGATCGAGGCATTTATCCGTGGTGATGCGCCACATACCCTCACTATACCTGACTGGTCAGAATTTTTAGGAAGAGATGTATGACCGTTGACAATTACCGCCCCCGTGTCCAGTGGATCGTTGAACCGGTAGCCAAAGGTATGGCAAAGGTCGGGTTTACGCCGAATGCCTGTTCAGTGATCTCCTTTCTGGCGGCGGTTGCCGCAGGTGCTGCATTCTATTACGAGGCGGCCCTTTTAGGCGTCATCTGTGTACTCCTCAATGCCTTCTTTGACGGGGTGGACGGGGCGATTGCCC
This window harbors:
- a CDS encoding aminotransferase class I/II-fold pyridoxal phosphate-dependent enzyme; protein product: MKHLIREVFLEEGYVFATRAADIAREAGHTRPARLASNENPFPPSPKAVKAATDVLPNANRYPDETNREFIAALKKRHGDYRFVASVGMDGIIDTVIRTFITDGDPVAVATPTYSYYGLAVRAQGGATVSVPRKEDFSVDPASFCRDAAGTKLAFLCTPNNPTGTTETTETVAQICENYEGILFLDCAYIEFDGTDYRPLMKKFDNLIIGRTMSKAYSLAGLRVGYAFVPAWYEPFYNRAATPFTLNMVSQAAGAAALRDTVHVKTIVSVVQEWRQRFIDECPFPVVPGGANFVMVDVAPRTAEDVVTELAQKGVIVRSCASFPGLPDHYIRVSIGEPWENEAFITAIGEIYQP
- a CDS encoding adenylate kinase family protein, which produces MMTALTGTPGTGKTTIASILNARGMQVVSQKQSMEPYLLEHDAERDTDIIDEDAWVDAFVPVEGIIEGHLTHLLPADRVVVLRCRPDILAARLRARGYAEEKVQENAEAEALDAILIEALEVHPEEHITVIDTTTQSAQETADEIEAFIRGDAPHTLTIPDWSEFLGRDV